In the genome of Ancylomarina subtilis, one region contains:
- a CDS encoding nucleotide sugar dehydrogenase — protein MIPNKVDAICCIGAGYVGGPTMAVIAKQCPHLKVKVVDVNKDRIAAWNDKCLDNLPIYEPGLSEVISETRGRNLFFSTDISKAIQESQMIFISVNTPTKTYGVGRGMAADLKFVELCARQIAELANEDKIIVEKSTLPVRTAQSIKQILSAYQNGCQFRVLSNPEFLAEGTAISDLLNADRVLIGSEDDELGKRAEEALVDIYSHWIPKERIIRTRIWSSELSKLTANAFLAQRVSSINAISALCEQTGADVDEVAHAIGMDSRIGSKFLKSSVGFGGSCFQKDILNLVYLCRHFNLPEVADYWEQVVHLNDYQKHRFSKKIIDTLFNTVSGKKIAFLGWAFKKNTNDTRESAAIYIADELLQDRAEIHIYDPQVSEEKIFSDLEFLQNNRREYHLNNTSRFESIKMDRIRKLVHVHSDPYAAMHKAHAIAVLTEWDEFKTYDWQRIYKDMLKPAFTFDGRNILSKKMLDEIGFETYNIGKGE, from the coding sequence ATGATACCCAATAAAGTTGATGCAATTTGTTGTATTGGTGCAGGTTATGTTGGCGGTCCGACGATGGCCGTTATTGCCAAACAATGTCCGCATCTAAAAGTCAAAGTTGTAGATGTAAATAAGGATAGAATTGCAGCTTGGAACGATAAATGTCTGGATAATTTGCCCATATATGAACCGGGGCTTAGTGAAGTTATATCAGAAACCAGAGGTAGAAATCTGTTCTTTTCTACAGATATTTCCAAAGCAATTCAAGAATCTCAAATGATTTTTATATCGGTAAACACGCCGACTAAAACTTATGGGGTTGGTAGGGGAATGGCCGCCGATTTAAAATTCGTTGAACTGTGTGCTAGGCAAATTGCTGAGCTCGCAAATGAAGACAAAATTATTGTTGAAAAATCGACCTTGCCGGTACGTACCGCACAGTCTATCAAGCAAATTCTGTCCGCATATCAGAATGGGTGTCAATTTCGTGTTCTTTCCAATCCTGAATTCTTGGCGGAGGGAACCGCTATATCAGATTTGCTGAATGCTGACCGGGTTCTGATCGGAAGTGAGGATGATGAACTGGGGAAACGAGCTGAAGAAGCATTGGTTGATATTTATTCTCATTGGATTCCTAAGGAGCGAATAATTAGAACTAGAATCTGGTCAAGTGAATTGTCTAAGCTAACAGCAAACGCTTTTCTGGCACAACGGGTCTCTTCAATTAATGCAATATCGGCTTTGTGTGAGCAGACTGGTGCCGATGTTGATGAAGTTGCACACGCAATCGGAATGGATAGTCGAATAGGATCAAAATTCCTTAAAAGTTCAGTTGGTTTTGGAGGGTCTTGTTTCCAAAAAGACATATTGAATTTGGTGTATTTATGTCGTCATTTCAATCTTCCGGAAGTTGCAGATTATTGGGAACAAGTCGTTCATTTAAACGATTATCAGAAACACCGGTTCTCGAAAAAAATAATTGATACGCTTTTTAATACAGTTTCAGGTAAGAAGATTGCTTTTTTAGGCTGGGCATTTAAAAAGAACACGAATGACACGCGTGAGTCAGCAGCTATTTATATTGCAGATGAGTTGTTGCAGGATCGGGCAGAGATACATATTTATGATCCCCAGGTAAGTGAAGAGAAAATTTTTTCAGATTTGGAATTTTTGCAGAATAACAGGAGGGAGTATCATTTGAATAACACAAGTCGATTCGAGTCGATTAAAATGGATAGAATAAGAAAATTAGTTCATGTGCATTCTGATCCATATGCAGCCATGCATAAAGCTCATGCGATAGCTGTATTAACCGAATGGGATGAGTTCAAAACCTACGATTGGCAAAGAATTTATAAGGATATGCTAAAACCTGCTTTCACATTTGATGGTCGGAACATTTTATCGAAAAAGATGTTGGATGAGATTGGTTTCGAAACCTATAATATTGGGAAAGGCGAATAA
- a CDS encoding ATP-grasp fold amidoligase family protein, with the protein MIKFPKKKEIFESKFWSFLFRIYFKIELFLENDIFYAKKRYKKVYGRKLDLRKPQYFHEKLQWLKLYDRKDIYVQCADKLTVRDYVRKIVGEEYLIPILRVYESSEELDSGNLPEEQFILKCNHNSGSYTIVKNKDRIDWAHQRTIFHNLLRQNYYDQGREWQYRDIKPRIIAEKLLLNEDGSIPFDFKLFCLNGRVELIQVDLDREENHTRNLYDLDWNLLPYTYCYPNGRAVKKPERFDEMVRLAERLSKVFPFARVDFYYCQGKVFFGEITFHPEGGFGVFDDDDVELSLGKKLSLEYTNN; encoded by the coding sequence ATGATTAAATTTCCTAAGAAAAAAGAGATTTTTGAATCTAAGTTTTGGAGTTTTCTGTTTCGAATATATTTCAAGATTGAGCTCTTTTTAGAAAATGATATTTTTTATGCTAAGAAGAGATACAAAAAGGTCTATGGACGGAAACTTGATTTAAGAAAGCCTCAATATTTTCATGAAAAATTGCAATGGCTTAAATTGTACGATAGAAAAGATATTTATGTGCAATGTGCGGATAAACTGACTGTACGAGACTATGTAAGGAAAATTGTTGGGGAAGAGTATTTAATTCCAATCCTAAGAGTTTATGAATCGTCAGAAGAATTGGATTCTGGCAACTTGCCTGAGGAACAATTTATCTTAAAATGCAATCATAACAGTGGATCATATACAATTGTTAAAAATAAAGATCGCATCGATTGGGCTCATCAACGGACGATATTTCATAATTTGCTGAGACAGAATTATTATGACCAAGGTCGTGAATGGCAATATCGGGATATCAAGCCCCGTATCATTGCCGAAAAATTATTACTGAACGAAGATGGCAGCATTCCTTTCGATTTTAAACTTTTCTGCCTTAATGGTCGTGTCGAATTGATTCAGGTTGATTTGGATAGAGAAGAGAATCATACCCGCAATTTATATGACCTTGATTGGAATTTATTACCCTATACCTACTGTTATCCCAATGGAAGAGCGGTGAAAAAACCTGAACGCTTTGATGAAATGGTTCGTTTGGCAGAACGGCTCTCTAAAGTTTTTCCCTTTGCTCGTGTTGATTTTTATTATTGTCAGGGAAAGGTGTTTTTTGGGGAGATTACCTTTCATCCCGAAGGAGGATTTGGCGTTTTTGATGATGATGACGTTGAATTGTCTTTGGGCAAAAAACTGTCTTTAGAATATACAAATAATTGA
- a CDS encoding EpsG family protein, with protein MDYYDLFNWILIGCIILSCLALMVSQKSYEENVVSKVLILSFCLLSIFYWGVRPSSVGTDTGYYIRRFNFAISYSSLGDYFNYISGDYFFGFIVYYISRLGSVTFYFISIAFFTMLGFYVFFMKLAKYHTHAILALLMVASMFSFPGMLSNIIRNGLAISFFLPCTYYTLQKDYKYAVLWGVASILSHESILLPIIGLLVIHFVRLPLKYYLLGYLACSLMAFANIGLHSFSFIFDFDIEKLNHYMNAEIDIYKVGFRLDFYLFNTLFLLVFLALRNSSIAFDRYLKLYIFLSSVFFLCFHIPFSDRFGIYSWVFIPIVLFLGTEHYNPKFRFAFSTLATFMLYFINQLVFMYMNVPTPDN; from the coding sequence ATGGATTATTATGATCTTTTTAACTGGATTTTAATCGGATGCATCATATTGTCATGCTTAGCTCTGATGGTTAGTCAAAAATCTTATGAAGAGAATGTTGTGAGTAAAGTTCTCATACTCTCATTCTGTTTGTTAAGTATTTTTTATTGGGGCGTACGACCAAGTTCTGTCGGTACCGATACAGGTTATTACATCAGGCGATTTAATTTTGCGATAAGTTATTCATCTTTGGGTGATTATTTTAATTATATAAGTGGCGACTATTTCTTTGGATTCATTGTTTATTACATTTCTCGCTTGGGGAGTGTCACTTTCTATTTTATTTCGATAGCTTTTTTTACAATGCTGGGGTTTTATGTTTTTTTCATGAAACTCGCAAAATATCATACCCATGCCATACTAGCTTTGCTAATGGTTGCCAGTATGTTTTCATTTCCAGGTATGCTATCCAATATTATAAGAAATGGTTTAGCAATTTCGTTCTTTTTACCCTGTACATATTATACCTTACAGAAGGATTATAAATATGCTGTTTTATGGGGAGTAGCTTCTATTCTTTCTCATGAAAGTATCCTGTTGCCCATTATTGGATTATTAGTGATTCATTTTGTGCGTTTGCCATTAAAGTATTATTTGCTTGGTTATTTGGCTTGTTCACTAATGGCTTTTGCAAATATTGGATTGCATTCGTTTAGTTTCATTTTTGATTTTGATATCGAAAAACTAAATCATTACATGAATGCAGAAATTGATATCTATAAAGTTGGATTTCGGCTTGATTTTTATCTCTTTAATACGCTATTTTTATTAGTCTTTCTGGCTCTGAGAAATAGCAGCATTGCCTTTGATCGTTATTTAAAGCTTTATATTTTTTTAAGCTCGGTTTTTTTTCTCTGTTTTCACATTCCTTTTTCAGATCGGTTTGGTATATATAGTTGGGTTTTTATCCCCATCGTGCTGTTTTTAGGTACCGAACATTATAACCCAAAGTTTAGGTTTGCTTTTTCGACCTTGGCTACTTTCATGCTCTATTTTATAAATCAACTGGTCTTCATGTATATGAATGTGCCAACACCTGATAATTAA
- a CDS encoding glycosyltransferase family 2 protein — protein sequence MSDSAAISIIVPIYNAEEFLKETIESVLSQSFSEFELLLINDGSTDQSQNICEAFGKIDKRVRLINKVNGGVSSARNVGIRNATGTYIFHVDADDILRPDALKNLHNKAINTQADITVANYILRSLNNDEKVIKHRVTHSAEEFLQGMLLGEFHAGLWNKLIKKSCYDGLSFDEDVNCMEDKLILTQILLKNPSLSFLDDEVYIYIQRNSSLTNNTSLKTLTSIEKVIQQINNLLKDKKVFETSLVKIKLDYKIKLLNNSHILKKEQVRNKFKEVNSNILYRDMIPFYYRILLWFEFRNISFPTQVFKILR from the coding sequence ATGTCTGATTCAGCCGCTATTTCTATTATTGTTCCTATTTATAATGCCGAAGAGTTTCTAAAGGAGACTATTGAAAGTGTTTTATCACAGTCGTTTTCAGAATTCGAACTTCTTCTGATAAATGATGGTTCAACAGATCAAAGTCAAAATATCTGCGAAGCGTTTGGGAAAATTGATAAACGGGTCAGGCTGATAAATAAGGTGAATGGAGGAGTGAGTTCTGCTCGCAATGTCGGAATTAGAAATGCTACCGGAACCTATATCTTTCATGTTGATGCAGACGATATTTTGCGACCCGATGCCTTAAAGAATTTGCACAATAAAGCGATTAACACGCAAGCTGATATAACGGTTGCGAACTATATTTTGAGGAGCCTCAATAATGATGAAAAAGTCATTAAGCACAGAGTCACTCATTCGGCTGAAGAATTTTTACAGGGAATGCTTTTGGGAGAGTTTCATGCCGGTTTGTGGAATAAACTGATAAAAAAAAGCTGTTACGATGGATTATCCTTTGATGAGGACGTTAACTGTATGGAAGATAAACTCATTTTAACTCAGATCTTACTTAAAAATCCAAGCCTTTCATTTTTGGATGATGAGGTTTACATCTACATACAGAGAAATTCATCACTGACGAATAATACAAGTTTAAAAACGCTCACAAGTATCGAGAAGGTTATCCAACAGATAAACAATTTGTTGAAAGACAAAAAAGTATTTGAAACGTCTTTGGTTAAGATTAAACTGGACTATAAAATTAAGTTGCTTAATAACAGTCATATCTTGAAAAAAGAGCAGGTCAGAAATAAATTCAAAGAGGTCAATTCTAATATCTTATACAGAGATATGATTCCTTTTTATTACAGGATTTTGTTGTGGTTTGAGTTTCGTAATATTTCTTTTCCAACTCAAGTTTTCAAAATTTTACGATAA
- a CDS encoding polysaccharide pyruvyl transferase family protein, which translates to MKIGTLTLPLWYNYGGIIQAYALQRILADLGHEASLIDFHHPIPSSLQLLRNKMVRGVKKYLFQNGNAVIYPDYHQRKIISKHTLEFIKKEIQPITDKVYSYDELKKIETDFEAFIVGSDQVWRPNYTPNIRNYFLDFTDKTKIAYAASLGTDVWQYSDDQHEICKSLIQKFRAVSVREKSALSICKDKFGVEAIQVLDPTMLLTQNDYLKLCEKYDTPQNTGNLFTYILDESDRNKEIVNRVSRVLNLKAFRVMPKPFDEHFRKDDAAYVFPPLTQWLKAFDDAEFIVADSFHGCVFAIIFNKPFIAIGNKVRGLTRFQSLLEMFNLSDRLILSPDDLSEYLINTPIDWSSVNAILDTNKNNSLEFLKTNLE; encoded by the coding sequence ATGAAAATTGGAACTCTAACTTTACCACTTTGGTATAATTACGGTGGGATTATACAAGCTTATGCTTTACAGCGAATATTAGCTGATTTAGGGCATGAAGCCAGTTTGATTGATTTTCATCATCCGATACCTTCCTCACTTCAATTGCTTAGAAATAAAATGGTAAGAGGTGTTAAGAAATACCTTTTTCAGAATGGTAATGCTGTCATTTACCCAGATTATCATCAAAGAAAAATTATTTCAAAGCATACTTTAGAGTTTATTAAAAAGGAAATACAACCCATTACAGATAAAGTCTATTCTTACGATGAATTAAAAAAAATAGAGACTGATTTTGAAGCTTTTATTGTAGGAAGTGACCAGGTTTGGAGACCCAATTATACACCTAATATTCGAAACTACTTTTTAGACTTTACAGACAAAACAAAAATTGCTTATGCTGCGTCTTTGGGTACTGATGTTTGGCAATATTCCGATGATCAACATGAAATCTGTAAATCGTTAATTCAGAAATTCAGAGCGGTATCGGTCAGAGAAAAATCAGCCTTATCAATTTGTAAAGACAAATTTGGTGTTGAAGCCATACAGGTTTTGGATCCCACGATGTTATTAACTCAAAATGATTATCTCAAATTATGCGAGAAGTACGATACACCTCAAAATACGGGTAACCTTTTTACTTACATATTGGATGAGTCCGATCGAAATAAAGAGATTGTAAACCGGGTTTCACGTGTCTTGAATTTGAAAGCATTTAGAGTGATGCCTAAGCCTTTTGACGAGCACTTTCGAAAAGATGATGCTGCTTATGTGTTTCCACCTTTAACGCAATGGTTGAAGGCTTTTGATGATGCTGAATTTATTGTCGCTGACTCATTTCATGGTTGCGTGTTTGCAATTATTTTCAATAAACCATTTATAGCCATTGGCAATAAAGTAAGAGGTCTTACCAGATTTCAATCGCTATTGGAAATGTTTAACCTATCTGATAGATTGATTTTGTCTCCTGATGATCTTTCTGAATATCTGATAAATACACCCATTGATTGGTCCTCGGTGAATGCCATTTTGGATACGAATAAAAACAATTCATTGGAATTTTTAAAGACTAACCTCGAATAG
- a CDS encoding glycoside hydrolase family 88 protein has protein sequence MSFNDEDSLYVMLSGLKNKIINRRNTYQYYNFPRAWLMIGLLDEYEKSGEVNILGNVEGQCEKLIDKEGRLLFKFNKIDQSLFGLVFLRLFKITSQTKYLNGANEIYQLVCSDFLLETEQLVLYRKESKVCFVDTLGMVCPFLYEYSVVAKCPEASNLADKQLNFYIENAFEKETHLPFHAYDLENGLKIGPLNWSRGLAWFLIGLSYAVKYSNQAENNQYKTFEQLYDTINSKLETLKVKGLFWPQFFAHTNDNSIDTSATLMFYYSRLIASRKVDFKEFNALLQGSINKKGYIFNSTGDTIYINKYSRQKGYSEITQGLLVSILSNI, from the coding sequence ATGTCTTTTAACGATGAAGACAGTTTATATGTAATGTTATCAGGTTTGAAGAATAAAATTATTAATAGAAGAAATACCTATCAGTACTACAATTTTCCAAGAGCCTGGTTAATGATTGGTTTACTCGATGAATATGAAAAATCTGGAGAGGTAAATATATTAGGTAATGTCGAGGGGCAGTGTGAAAAGCTGATTGATAAGGAAGGGCGTTTACTCTTTAAGTTTAATAAAATTGATCAGTCACTCTTTGGTTTAGTTTTCCTGAGACTGTTTAAAATTACAAGTCAAACTAAATATCTAAATGGCGCTAATGAAATCTATCAATTGGTTTGTTCTGATTTTCTACTAGAGACCGAACAATTGGTTCTTTACAGAAAAGAGTCGAAGGTTTGTTTTGTTGATACTTTGGGAATGGTTTGTCCTTTCTTGTATGAATACAGTGTGGTTGCTAAGTGTCCTGAAGCATCAAATTTGGCAGATAAACAACTTAATTTCTATATTGAGAATGCTTTTGAAAAAGAGACTCATCTACCATTTCATGCCTATGATTTAGAAAATGGATTAAAAATTGGACCACTTAATTGGTCACGGGGTCTAGCATGGTTTTTAATCGGACTTTCCTATGCCGTAAAATACTCTAATCAAGCAGAAAATAACCAATACAAAACTTTTGAACAGCTATACGATACGATTAATAGTAAGCTGGAAACATTAAAAGTAAAGGGTTTATTCTGGCCTCAGTTTTTTGCGCATACAAATGATAATTCAATTGATACTTCGGCGACGCTTATGTTTTATTATTCCAGATTGATCGCTTCCCGGAAGGTCGATTTTAAAGAATTTAATGCCTTACTCCAGGGATCGATTAATAAAAAAGGATACATTTTTAATAGCACAGGAGACACCATATACATTAACAAATATTCAAGACAAAAAGGTTATTCTGAAATCACACAGGGCTTATTGGTGTCGATTCTTTCAAATATTTAA
- a CDS encoding lipopolysaccharide biosynthesis protein, with product MSQLKKGALLSYLSIILTNIVGLVLTPFIIHKLGDAEYGLYTLIGAFVGYISVLDFGLNNAIIRFVAKYLAEGDKKGEQNFLAISMWIYGAISLLVVLLGVALYFSLDVMFSDSLTESEIGKAKIMFILLVFNMAITLPGGAFSAICSAYEHFVFPRMINILRYLVRSFLVVGLLLLGGDAIGLVVLDTLMNLMVILFNGYYVLKKLGVTFKLHKFEMGFVKQIFSYSVWIFVFAIVQQFQLRGGQVIIGIKLDSVSVAIYAVGILLGNYYSSFSGAISSVFLPRATQMMVANASGAELTSMMVRIGRLSLIVLLAILGAFILFGQQFILLWVGSTYYIAWKIGLVIMLAYTIPLAQNFANSLLEANNKFYFKALVYLLFITLGTIIGWFLIDSLGILGVTYGIVLGWLIALVVVNVYYSRKLKLDILSFFKGLFKRILPTFLIILIIGSFIRELPGTGWLNFGIKNLLFLAIYALLMYFFAINNSEKTIILDLLKDLILKFKWQFKS from the coding sequence ATGAGTCAGTTAAAGAAAGGTGCTTTACTTTCATATTTATCAATAATTCTAACGAATATTGTTGGTTTAGTACTTACCCCATTTATAATCCATAAGTTAGGTGATGCAGAATATGGTTTATATACACTTATTGGAGCATTTGTGGGTTACATCAGTGTTTTAGATTTTGGTCTGAATAATGCCATTATTCGTTTCGTTGCTAAATATTTAGCAGAAGGGGATAAAAAAGGGGAACAAAATTTTCTGGCCATAAGCATGTGGATCTATGGTGCAATCTCTCTTTTAGTTGTTTTATTAGGTGTTGCATTGTATTTTTCTTTGGATGTCATGTTTAGCGATTCGCTAACAGAAAGTGAGATTGGTAAAGCCAAGATCATGTTTATTTTGTTGGTCTTCAACATGGCAATTACTTTGCCCGGAGGCGCATTTTCTGCAATTTGTTCAGCTTACGAGCATTTTGTGTTCCCCAGAATGATAAATATCTTACGCTATTTAGTTCGGTCGTTTCTAGTTGTCGGGCTGTTATTGTTAGGAGGAGATGCCATTGGTCTTGTAGTATTAGACACCCTGATGAATTTGATGGTTATATTATTTAATGGCTATTATGTTCTCAAAAAGTTAGGAGTGACTTTCAAACTTCACAAGTTTGAAATGGGATTTGTGAAACAAATATTTTCATATTCAGTTTGGATATTTGTTTTTGCAATCGTTCAACAATTTCAATTGAGAGGTGGACAGGTTATTATTGGTATTAAGTTAGATTCCGTATCAGTCGCTATTTATGCCGTAGGTATATTGTTGGGGAATTATTACAGTAGTTTTTCAGGGGCAATATCATCCGTTTTTTTACCCCGGGCAACTCAAATGATGGTTGCCAATGCATCAGGAGCCGAATTAACTTCAATGATGGTTAGGATCGGACGATTATCTCTCATAGTGCTATTAGCGATATTAGGCGCTTTTATCCTTTTTGGCCAACAGTTTATTCTGCTATGGGTAGGCAGTACCTATTATATTGCGTGGAAAATTGGCTTGGTTATTATGCTTGCTTATACAATACCTCTTGCTCAAAACTTTGCCAATTCATTACTTGAGGCAAATAATAAGTTTTATTTCAAAGCCCTTGTTTACCTGTTATTTATTACACTGGGAACAATTATAGGCTGGTTTTTAATAGACTCATTAGGAATATTAGGTGTTACATATGGTATTGTTTTAGGATGGTTAATTGCTCTTGTTGTGGTTAATGTCTATTACAGTAGAAAATTGAAGTTAGATATTCTGTCATTTTTTAAAGGATTGTTTAAGAGGATATTGCCTACATTCCTAATCATTCTGATAATAGGTTCTTTTATCAGAGAATTGCCTGGAACAGGCTGGTTGAATTTTGGGATTAAAAACCTATTGTTTCTAGCCATTTACGCTTTGCTTATGTATTTCTTTGCAATCAATAATTCTGAAAAAACCATTATTCTAGACCTTCTTAAGGATCTGATTTTGAAGTTTAAATGGCAATTTAAGAGTTGA
- a CDS encoding exopolysaccharide transport family protein, with product MTAFLINKYTTPVYKINSTVLIKSESKGQLSDEMAMMSGFSTPDMQNFENQVILLKTESQILQTLEQLDFNVSYFSRKNIDIEEYSADNIFDAINAFLFSTGQHGTYEFYSEKPFKVILDPTQPQLIDVEFHIKKGENGELRLVAKGEDLVVHSFLKDEDVDEVHDFDLNEKLELGKVIVGKNFGFSLESLRPDFLQLVDENDFFFVIRDNKRMIEDFKEIDVSYAAKGASIANMSTTGTCLEKSIAFLNKLMEVWIQNGLDQKNLIANNTISFIDQQLYGLGDTLGRVGAKLQRFRTSNKVVMPTVQVEAAYTRLQEIDAELLKLEMQASYFKRLKGYLNKREDYNNLISPASVGLEQTVLSEYITQLATVRSSLFQYKGKEKLNNPYLEKLERQEGTLLATLYENINSQQEYISHQQSVLNKQKTSISREQNLLPGKEQQFMSIKRNFDLTNNLYTMLLEKRVEAQIQKASNLPDNEIIERAYFEEIIEPKTALIFQLGILFGVLLPALFIFLKEFFNNKIQTKDDIEEITSVPIIGNIALSKKDGGVLTQMYPRDPITEAFRAMRTRMDYFKNGSDKQTILVTSSTAGEGKSFCAVNIAGILALAGRKTILLGFDLRKPQIGGYLNISDELGVTSYLIGSNNLDEVIHTTEYKNLDCIVSGPLPPNPAELIDSKQTRILFEELEKRYDCIVIDTSPVGIVTDALLLTPYANTNIFVVRHQFTHKSFLDHNMKMLGEAKINNLGLILNGIKTPRYGYGYSYVYGYSLNNEYINN from the coding sequence TTGACAGCTTTCTTAATAAATAAATATACGACACCTGTCTATAAGATAAATTCAACAGTTCTGATTAAGAGTGAGTCTAAGGGGCAATTGTCAGATGAAATGGCAATGATGAGTGGGTTTTCGACTCCGGATATGCAAAATTTTGAAAATCAGGTTATTTTATTGAAAACGGAATCTCAAATATTGCAAACACTGGAGCAGTTGGATTTTAATGTGAGCTATTTTTCCAGAAAAAATATTGATATAGAGGAATATAGTGCAGATAATATTTTTGATGCGATTAATGCTTTTTTATTTTCAACAGGACAACATGGTACTTATGAATTTTACTCAGAAAAACCGTTTAAGGTTATTTTAGATCCAACACAACCTCAGCTTATAGATGTAGAATTCCATATTAAAAAAGGGGAAAATGGGGAATTAAGATTGGTTGCCAAGGGTGAAGATTTGGTTGTTCATAGTTTTTTAAAGGATGAAGATGTAGATGAAGTTCATGATTTTGACCTGAATGAGAAGCTTGAATTAGGGAAGGTGATTGTGGGTAAGAATTTTGGGTTTTCGCTTGAGAGTTTACGGCCTGATTTTCTACAATTAGTCGATGAGAATGATTTTTTCTTCGTCATTCGCGATAATAAACGAATGATTGAGGATTTTAAAGAGATAGACGTTTCGTATGCAGCAAAAGGAGCATCAATTGCCAATATGTCTACTACGGGAACCTGCCTTGAAAAATCAATAGCTTTTCTAAATAAATTGATGGAAGTTTGGATACAGAATGGCTTGGATCAAAAGAATTTGATTGCCAATAATACGATCTCATTTATTGATCAGCAACTCTATGGCCTGGGTGATACTTTGGGACGAGTGGGTGCGAAACTTCAACGCTTCAGAACCTCCAATAAGGTTGTGATGCCAACAGTTCAGGTCGAAGCGGCATATACGAGATTACAAGAAATTGATGCTGAGTTGTTAAAATTGGAAATGCAGGCCTCCTATTTCAAACGTCTCAAAGGTTATTTAAATAAGAGAGAGGATTATAATAACCTAATTTCACCAGCATCAGTGGGATTGGAACAAACTGTCCTAAGTGAGTATATAACTCAGTTGGCAACAGTTCGTTCATCATTATTCCAGTATAAAGGGAAAGAGAAATTGAACAACCCGTATTTGGAAAAACTGGAGAGGCAAGAGGGGACTCTTTTGGCCACATTGTATGAAAATATCAATTCACAACAAGAATATATTAGTCACCAGCAATCGGTCTTAAATAAACAAAAGACCAGCATCTCGAGAGAGCAGAATCTGCTTCCTGGTAAAGAGCAACAATTTATGAGTATCAAACGAAACTTTGATCTCACGAACAATCTTTATACGATGCTATTGGAAAAACGGGTGGAAGCTCAAATTCAAAAGGCATCTAACCTGCCGGATAATGAGATTATTGAAAGGGCCTATTTTGAGGAGATAATCGAGCCCAAAACAGCTCTCATTTTCCAATTGGGAATCTTATTTGGGGTGTTGTTACCTGCTTTATTTATCTTTTTGAAAGAGTTTTTTAATAATAAAATTCAAACTAAAGATGACATTGAAGAGATAACCTCAGTACCCATTATTGGCAATATCGCTCTCAGTAAGAAAGATGGAGGTGTTTTAACACAAATGTATCCACGCGATCCAATAACCGAAGCTTTTAGAGCAATGCGTACGCGTATGGATTATTTTAAGAATGGAAGTGATAAACAGACCATATTAGTCACCTCATCTACTGCCGGCGAGGGGAAATCGTTTTGTGCAGTTAACATTGCAGGAATACTTGCACTTGCAGGCAGAAAAACGATTTTACTGGGCTTTGATTTGAGAAAACCTCAAATAGGAGGTTACTTAAATATTTCGGATGAATTGGGAGTAACATCCTATTTAATCGGCTCCAATAATCTTGATGAAGTGATTCATACTACAGAATATAAAAATTTAGACTGTATCGTTTCAGGACCTCTACCACCCAATCCTGCTGAATTGATTGACTCAAAGCAAACACGGATTTTGTTTGAGGAGTTGGAAAAACGTTATGATTGTATCGTAATCGATACGAGTCCGGTTGGGATTGTAACCGATGCTTTATTGTTAACGCCATATGCCAACACAAATATTTTTGTTGTTCGTCATCAGTTTACTCATAAATCATTCTTAGATCATAATATGAAAATGCTGGGTGAAGCTAAAATTAACAATCTTGGACTTATTCTTAATGGTATTAAAACGCCAAGATACGGTTATGGCTACAGTTATGTTTATGGATATAGTTTGAATAATGAATATATCAATAACTAA